TGAGGGCTGCCGAGGTCCGCCGCATGGAACGGTTCTACCAGCCGGGCCCGTCAGCCCTGGCTCAGTGCCCCGCGAGGAACCGGATGCCCTGCGTGGTGCCGTCGACGATGTCGGAGACGTGCGCCTGGAACCCCGGGCACGTGGTGATGTCGTGGGCACGGCACTCGAGGGCGTGCCTGGTCATGTGCCGCGACCGCTCGAGCTCGGCCTGACGCCGGTCCAGCTCCTCGAGGTGGGCCCTCAGCGCGTCACGTCGGCCCTCCACGGAGGCGTCGACGAGGGTGCGGATCTGGTCGAGGCTCATCCCCGAGGCCTTGCTCGCGAGGATCGCCGCCACCCGGTACGCGTCGTCCTCGCCGTAGACCCGCCTGCCCGCGGAGTCACGCTCAGGATGCAGGAGCCCCTTGTCCTCCCAGTGTCGGAGCACGTGCGTCTCGAGCTCGAAGCGTGCGGCGAGCTCCCCCACGGACCACCGGATGTTCCGGGCACTTGACTTCATGTTCACATGAAGTCACAGGCTGGGCCCATGATCAACTCAGCACCCGCGAACGACCTCTACGACGTCGCTGTCGTCGGCGCCGGGTCCGCCGGCCTGCAGGCCGCCCAGACCCTCGGCCGGATGCACCGGACGACCGTCGTCGTCGGCACCGACCGCTACCGCAACGACCCGACCGGCCACATGCACAACTTCCTCGGCCACGACGGCGCCCCGCCGGCCGAGCTGCGGCTGGCCGCCCGCAAGGACGCGGAGGCCTACGACGACGTCCGCTTCCTCGACGTCGTCGGCGCCGGGGTCACCCGGATCTCCGGCGAGCTCGGCGACTTCCTCCTGGAGGTCTCCGGCGAGGGGCCCGTGCGCGCCCGCCGGGTGCTGCTCGCCACCGGCGTGCGCGACACCCTGCCCGACGTCCCCGGCATCGCCGAGAACTTCGGCGACCTGGTCGCGCACTGCCCGTTCTGCCACGGCCACGAGTACGCCGGCACCCGGGTCGGCATCCTCGGCTCGGCACCCCACGTCGCGGCGATGGCCTCGATGGTGCGGCCGATCGCCGAGGACCGGGTGGTGCTCACCCACGGCGGCGACCTCGACGAGGCGACCGCTGCGCTGCTCGCCCGGACCGGAGCCGGCGTCGTGGCCGACCGGCTGGTCGACGTCCGCAAGGAGGGGGCCGGCCTCGTCGTCACGCTGGCCGGAGGCGAGGAGCTCGCGCTGGGTGGGCTGCTCGTGAAGACCGAGTGGGAGCAGGCGGCGCCGTTCGCCGAGCAGCTCGGGCTGGAGACCTCCGAGGTCGGTGCCGTGGTGGTCGACGCGTTCGGCCGCACCAGCATGCCCGGCGTCTACGCCGCCGGCGACCTCGCCCAGGGCCCGGGCCTGCCGATGCCGATGGCGTCGGTGCTCGCCGCCGCAGCGGCCGGGATGATGGCCGCCGCTGCCTGCGTGCAGGACGCGGCGCTCGCCGTCCTGGCGGACGGCGAGATCGAGTAGCGCCGCGACCGGGAACGAGGTCGTGACGGTCGACGGACTCAGTACCAGCCGGTGCGCTGGGAGTGCTCCCACGCCTTCTGCACGTTGCCGTAGCGCGCCGCGATGTAGGCCAGCCCCCACCGGATCTGGGTCTCGGGGTTGGTGCGCCAGTCGCTGCCGACGACAGCCATCTTCGTGGCGGGCAGGGACTGCGGGATGCCGTAGGCGCCGGAGCTGCGGTTCTCGGCGAGGTGGTTCCACCCGGACTCGCGCTGCCACAGCGCGTCGAGGTAGGGCCACTGGTCGGCCGGGAAGCCGAACTCGATCATCTCCCGGTAGCCGAGGCCGCGGTTGGACGCCGGGTCGACCTCGGCCGGCACGATCACCGGCGGCAGCTTCTTCGCGATCCGCTCGGCACGGCGGGCCAGCGCCGCCATGATCTGAGGCGTGGGTACGTCGACCCGCGCGCCCGAGCGCGAGGGCTCGGCCTCGCGCGGCGTCGCCGAGGGCACCGCCGTGGAGGTCGTGGCGGACGGCTCCGCGGCCGGCGGCGTCGTGCTGCCACAGGCGCTCAGCAGCAGCGCGCCCGCTGCGAGTGCAGCGGGCGCGGCCGAGCGACGCAGGTCCCCCATGGGGATCGAGGTTAGGTCAGTCGCGAGGCTTGCGCG
This genomic interval from Nocardioides kongjuensis contains the following:
- a CDS encoding transglycosylase SLT domain-containing protein translates to MGDLRRSAAPAALAAGALLLSACGSTTPPAAEPSATTSTAVPSATPREAEPSRSGARVDVPTPQIMAALARRAERIAKKLPPVIVPAEVDPASNRGLGYREMIEFGFPADQWPYLDALWQRESGWNHLAENRSSGAYGIPQSLPATKMAVVGSDWRTNPETQIRWGLAYIAARYGNVQKAWEHSQRTGWY
- a CDS encoding MerR family transcriptional regulator — protein: MKSSARNIRWSVGELAARFELETHVLRHWEDKGLLHPERDSAGRRVYGEDDAYRVAAILASKASGMSLDQIRTLVDASVEGRRDALRAHLEELDRRQAELERSRHMTRHALECRAHDITTCPGFQAHVSDIVDGTTQGIRFLAGH
- a CDS encoding NAD(P)/FAD-dependent oxidoreductase, coding for MINSAPANDLYDVAVVGAGSAGLQAAQTLGRMHRTTVVVGTDRYRNDPTGHMHNFLGHDGAPPAELRLAARKDAEAYDDVRFLDVVGAGVTRISGELGDFLLEVSGEGPVRARRVLLATGVRDTLPDVPGIAENFGDLVAHCPFCHGHEYAGTRVGILGSAPHVAAMASMVRPIAEDRVVLTHGGDLDEATAALLARTGAGVVADRLVDVRKEGAGLVVTLAGGEELALGGLLVKTEWEQAAPFAEQLGLETSEVGAVVVDAFGRTSMPGVYAAGDLAQGPGLPMPMASVLAAAAAGMMAAAACVQDAALAVLADGEIE